In one Acetobacter sp. genomic region, the following are encoded:
- a CDS encoding inorganic phosphate transporter — MSDTTADAIPAGRPDMRGGEHPAFRMFFQGIVFVALGFVGYSVLSDLHTAGGQGVAIGAFVLLGLALLIALGFEFVNGFHDTANAVATVIYTNSLPPLVAVVWSGMWNLLGVLVSSGAVAYSIVSLLPVELILQVGSGAGHAMIFALLLAAIIWNLATWAMGIPNSSSHALIGSIMGVGIANQLMAPHGIATQGVDWAQVTKVFKSLLFSPICGFALSAALLVLMKLTIRSRKLYEAPKGDQPPPWWIRGLLIGTCTGVSFFHGGNDGQKGMGLIMLILIGAAPTAYALNRAMPDSMTPGFVQSADYAAEAFRSHVNGTPAPSIEEARHIVSDALRDRNVSGPQVWSALSVLSDSVSSAVKSYGSLRSMPSASVANVRTDMYLTSDAIRTMKAGDTFSAEENGRFKKFMAALNEGTRFIPIWVKIAVAIALGLGTMVGWKRIVITVGEKIGKTHLTYAQGAAAEIVAMGTIGLAEGYGMPVSTTHILSGGVAGTMAANGSGLQWSTLRTMALAWVITLPAAMMISGVLYILLRQVF, encoded by the coding sequence ATGTCAGATACAACAGCCGATGCCATCCCCGCAGGACGGCCGGATATGCGGGGAGGAGAACACCCCGCTTTCCGGATGTTCTTTCAGGGTATCGTTTTCGTTGCCCTGGGGTTCGTGGGTTACAGCGTTCTATCGGATCTTCATACCGCAGGTGGTCAGGGCGTAGCCATTGGCGCATTCGTCCTGCTGGGCCTTGCTCTGCTCATCGCCCTCGGGTTTGAATTCGTCAACGGCTTTCACGACACGGCAAACGCCGTCGCGACTGTCATTTACACCAACAGCCTGCCGCCTCTGGTCGCCGTCGTCTGGTCCGGCATGTGGAACCTGCTCGGTGTTCTCGTCTCCTCCGGCGCGGTCGCCTACAGCATCGTCTCCCTGCTGCCAGTCGAACTGATCCTTCAGGTCGGAAGCGGCGCGGGTCACGCCATGATCTTCGCGCTTCTGCTCGCGGCGATCATCTGGAATCTGGCGACATGGGCGATGGGTATCCCGAACTCCTCCTCCCATGCCCTGATCGGCTCCATCATGGGCGTCGGTATCGCCAACCAGCTTATGGCTCCTCACGGCATTGCCACGCAGGGTGTGGACTGGGCACAGGTCACCAAGGTCTTCAAGTCCCTGCTGTTCAGCCCGATCTGCGGTTTCGCCCTGTCGGCCGCCCTGCTGGTTCTGATGAAACTCACCATCCGCAGCCGCAAACTCTACGAAGCCCCGAAGGGCGACCAGCCGCCGCCGTGGTGGATCCGTGGCCTGCTGATCGGCACCTGCACCGGCGTGTCCTTCTTTCATGGTGGGAACGACGGTCAGAAAGGCATGGGCCTGATCATGCTGATCCTCATCGGTGCGGCTCCGACAGCTTATGCCCTCAACCGCGCCATGCCTGACAGCATGACACCGGGCTTCGTGCAGTCCGCTGATTACGCTGCCGAGGCTTTCCGCTCGCATGTTAACGGAACGCCTGCTCCAAGCATCGAAGAGGCCCGTCACATTGTGAGTGACGCCCTGCGTGATCGCAATGTGTCTGGTCCTCAGGTCTGGTCGGCGCTTTCGGTCCTGTCTGACTCCGTGTCCTCGGCTGTGAAAAGCTATGGTTCACTGCGGAGCATGCCGTCCGCTTCGGTCGCCAACGTCCGCACGGACATGTATCTGACGTCTGACGCCATCCGCACCATGAAGGCTGGCGACACCTTCTCGGCTGAAGAGAATGGCCGTTTCAAGAAGTTCATGGCCGCGCTGAACGAAGGCACACGCTTCATCCCGATCTGGGTGAAGATCGCCGTCGCCATTGCGCTTGGTCTGGGAACCATGGTGGGCTGGAAGCGCATTGTCATCACTGTCGGTGAGAAAATCGGCAAGACGCACCTGACCTACGCTCAGGGCGCCGCCGCCGAGATCGTCGCCATGGGCACGATCGGCCTTGCCGAAGGATACGGCATGCCGGTTTCCACAACACACATCCTCTCCGGTGGTGTCGCCGGAACAATGGCTGCCAATGGCTCGGGTCTCCAGTGGTCCACCCTCAGGACGATGGCGCTCGCATGGGTCATCACCCTGCCGGCAGCCATGATGATCAGTGGTGTGCTCTACATCCTGCTGCGTCAGGTTTTCTGA
- a CDS encoding MOSC domain-containing protein, which yields MRLFLHSLHIHPVKSLHGLSMQELLLCPWGPDKDRRWMIVDHEGQFVTQRRYPVMATINVSITTEGLRLTHNGQPDLRVRRPTGEARPVTVWKDTVQALDAGDDAALWVSGIIGMPCRLVYMPCPESDRRRQWDDRVFTNSFSDGFPVLITTLASLNDLNNRLDAPVPMDRFRPNLVVSGAEAWEEDRWARIRIGGAELSLVKPCSRCVMTTVDQDTGLIPDRKEPLATLARFRKQEGGVMFGQNALVERTGRVSVGEEVEILEFRPATVERSDSLE from the coding sequence ATGCGACTGTTTCTGCACTCTCTTCACATTCATCCCGTGAAAAGCCTGCACGGTCTTTCAATGCAGGAGCTTCTGCTCTGTCCGTGGGGACCGGACAAGGATCGCCGCTGGATGATCGTTGATCACGAGGGACAGTTCGTCACCCAACGCAGATATCCGGTGATGGCGACAATAAATGTCTCGATCACGACGGAAGGTCTGCGGCTCACGCACAACGGCCAGCCGGATTTGAGGGTCAGACGCCCCACTGGAGAGGCTCGCCCCGTCACGGTATGGAAAGACACGGTTCAGGCTCTTGATGCGGGTGATGACGCCGCCCTGTGGGTCTCCGGGATCATCGGCATGCCCTGTCGTCTGGTCTACATGCCCTGCCCCGAGAGCGACCGCCGCCGCCAGTGGGATGACCGTGTTTTTACAAACTCTTTCTCGGATGGCTTTCCGGTACTGATCACGACGCTTGCCTCACTGAACGATTTGAACAACCGTCTGGACGCTCCCGTCCCGATGGACCGTTTTCGTCCCAATCTCGTCGTGTCCGGCGCAGAAGCGTGGGAAGAAGACAGATGGGCAAGGATACGGATTGGCGGCGCGGAACTGAGTCTGGTGAAACCCTGCTCCCGCTGTGTGATGACCACCGTGGATCAGGACACAGGCCTCATCCCCGACCGGAAAGAACCCTTGGCTACTCTGGCACGGTTCAGAAAACAGGAAGGGGGCGTGATGTTCGGCCAGAATGCGCTCGTGGAGCGCACAGGGCGGGTTTCTGTCGGTGAAGAGGTGGAAATTCTTGAGTTCAGGCCAGCAACGGTGGAGCGGTCAGACTCTCTTGAATGA
- the trpE gene encoding anthranilate synthase component I, whose translation MRLATLDSPSRAACAAAWERGDSSVVFAVDAADLLTPVAAYMRLAAMNGSDGRNTLLLESVEGGASRGRYSVIALKPDLLWRCHDGKAAVNRNAMTDAEAYVSLDEAPLESLRKLINESRLQLDDSLPPMTAGVFGYLGYDMVRQMERLPNAPVDDLGLPEAILMRPGLFVIFDTVTDELILAAPIRPRADDQPDMAFDRATRLIQEAQACLAAPLTVPQESAVEALEPPHSTYTEAEFEDVVRRIQDYIAAGDAFQVVPSQRFSTPFGLSSLALYRSLRRINPAPFLFHLNLGGFSLVGSSPEILVRLRDGKMTVRPLAGTRPRGADAEEDKRLEEELLADEKERAEHLMLIDLGRNDVGRVSITGSVKVTEKFIIERFSHVMHISSNVEGMLKPELDALDALVAAFPAGTLTGAPKIRAMEIIDEVERTRRATYAGCIGYFGAGGDMDTCIGLRMAVVKDGMMYVQAGCGVVADSVPSLECAETKHKARALFRAAEDAVRMAMRG comes from the coding sequence ATGCGGCTCGCCACTCTTGATTCTCCCTCCCGTGCGGCCTGTGCAGCCGCATGGGAACGTGGAGACAGCAGCGTCGTTTTCGCTGTGGATGCTGCCGATCTGCTGACACCGGTCGCCGCCTATATGCGACTTGCGGCCATGAACGGTTCGGACGGACGGAACACGCTGCTGCTGGAATCCGTTGAAGGCGGCGCGAGCCGGGGCCGCTACTCCGTCATCGCCCTGAAGCCGGATCTGCTGTGGCGCTGTCATGACGGCAAAGCAGCGGTCAACCGGAATGCGATGACCGACGCCGAGGCTTACGTGTCTTTGGACGAAGCGCCGCTGGAGAGTCTGCGCAAGCTGATCAACGAAAGCCGCCTGCAACTCGATGACAGCCTTCCGCCCATGACGGCGGGAGTCTTCGGTTATCTGGGTTATGATATGGTGCGCCAGATGGAGCGTCTGCCGAATGCGCCGGTGGATGACCTCGGTCTGCCCGAAGCCATTCTCATGCGTCCCGGCCTGTTCGTCATTTTCGACACGGTGACGGATGAACTGATTCTTGCGGCTCCGATCCGGCCTCGTGCGGATGATCAGCCGGACATGGCCTTTGATCGGGCCACGCGGTTGATTCAGGAGGCGCAGGCCTGTCTTGCCGCACCGCTGACCGTGCCGCAGGAGTCGGCAGTTGAGGCTCTTGAGCCGCCGCATTCCACCTATACGGAAGCGGAATTTGAAGATGTGGTCAGGCGTATTCAGGACTATATCGCCGCTGGAGACGCGTTTCAGGTTGTCCCCAGCCAGCGTTTCTCAACACCGTTCGGTCTGTCCTCGCTCGCGCTCTATCGTTCCCTGCGCCGGATCAACCCCGCGCCATTCCTGTTCCATCTGAACCTCGGTGGCTTCTCTCTGGTCGGATCGTCACCGGAAATCCTTGTGCGTCTGCGTGACGGCAAGATGACGGTGCGTCCGCTGGCCGGAACGCGTCCGCGTGGCGCGGATGCGGAGGAGGACAAGCGCCTTGAGGAAGAACTGCTGGCTGACGAAAAGGAACGGGCCGAGCATCTCATGCTGATCGACCTTGGCCGAAACGATGTCGGCCGCGTCAGCATTACCGGGTCGGTCAAGGTGACCGAGAAGTTCATCATCGAACGCTTCAGCCATGTCATGCATATTTCCTCGAACGTCGAAGGTATGCTCAAGCCGGAACTGGACGCGCTCGACGCTCTTGTCGCCGCATTCCCGGCTGGTACGCTCACGGGCGCGCCAAAGATCCGTGCGATGGAGATCATCGACGAGGTCGAGCGGACCCGCCGTGCGACCTATGCCGGATGTATCGGTTATTTCGGCGCGGGCGGCGACATGGATACCTGCATCGGTCTGCGTATGGCGGTCGTGAAGGATGGCATGATGTATGTGCAGGCAGGGTGTGGCGTTGTAGCCGACAGTGTGCCGTCACTGGAATGTGCGGAAACGAAGCACAAGGCGCGGGCGTTGTTTCGTGCGGCGGAAGATGCCGTGCGGATGGCGATGCGCGGCTGA
- a CDS encoding peptidylprolyl isomerase — MISFLRRFVVESWLGRVLAIVIFLAFVGWGVGDVLTNMADDPTIVAKVGSQKITTRDFAAALQAEMPRIAQQMGMPDVAHIPANVRQPMANEILQRLVGQAQILEAAKNYGIHVPDSAVRDEIFAMPYFQGKNGQFDRQKFNAAMANAGMTEQRLIGLVRDDLTARAVMEPLSTGAHVSDLVVDHTYGFETETHVLDVLRVPFASQADPATPDEATLKRFYDNHPWMFRSPEYRHARIVVLSPETVANQSPATDEKLHQLYDAQKERFNQPELRSVQLVTSSDQAAAQAVATLWKGGADWNQIQVSAKNSAAVEFNDARPSVLPSATLQKLVFGAEQGSVQGPEKTDTGWIVFRVTRTTPPHAENFDAAKSTLRDEIAKAKGPAMVSASVPKLQDALAGGGMDSIPADLGAAPAAGFLDAKGMTKDGTPAPLPASGALRDAIVARVFEQAKGAASQLIEAKGPSQQGKPSDSLGWYAVSVDDVTPSQPQPYDAVKDQVLAAWKEEARHHEADQAATALYVAAGQKGGVSAVAPTGSDLQKDVMVSRARPVETLPRDLMGIALRMPVGRSVMVEDDKGFLVATVTAVRHPDPKSDAIGIGRVRDGMTESLSSDMTAAFIQSLGERYKPKIIAAGVRAAMSEAGFGDGS, encoded by the coding sequence ATGATTTCCTTCCTCCGCCGCTTTGTCGTTGAATCCTGGCTGGGTCGTGTCCTCGCCATCGTCATCTTTCTGGCCTTCGTGGGCTGGGGAGTGGGCGACGTCCTGACCAATATGGCGGACGATCCGACCATCGTGGCGAAAGTCGGCTCCCAGAAGATCACCACCCGTGACTTCGCGGCGGCCCTGCAGGCGGAGATGCCGCGCATCGCCCAGCAGATGGGTATGCCGGATGTGGCGCACATTCCCGCCAACGTCCGTCAGCCGATGGCCAACGAGATTCTCCAGCGGCTGGTCGGGCAGGCGCAGATTCTGGAGGCGGCGAAAAATTACGGTATCCACGTGCCGGACAGCGCCGTGCGGGACGAGATTTTCGCCATGCCCTATTTTCAGGGCAAGAACGGCCAGTTCGACCGCCAGAAATTCAACGCGGCCATGGCCAATGCCGGTATGACCGAACAGCGCCTGATCGGACTGGTGCGTGACGATCTGACCGCCCGCGCCGTGATGGAGCCCCTGTCCACGGGCGCGCATGTGTCTGATCTGGTGGTCGATCACACCTATGGTTTCGAGACGGAGACGCATGTGCTCGACGTGCTGCGTGTTCCTTTCGCCTCACAGGCCGACCCTGCCACGCCGGACGAGGCGACCCTGAAACGCTTCTACGACAACCATCCGTGGATGTTCCGTAGTCCGGAATACCGTCATGCGCGCATCGTGGTGCTGTCGCCGGAGACTGTCGCCAACCAGTCGCCCGCGACGGATGAGAAACTGCATCAGCTCTATGACGCGCAGAAAGAGCGCTTCAACCAGCCTGAGTTGCGCAGCGTCCAGCTTGTGACATCGTCCGATCAGGCCGCCGCACAGGCTGTGGCGACGCTCTGGAAAGGCGGGGCCGACTGGAACCAGATTCAGGTGTCGGCAAAGAACAGCGCGGCGGTTGAATTCAATGACGCCCGCCCGAGCGTTCTGCCTTCCGCCACGCTCCAGAAGCTGGTTTTCGGTGCGGAGCAGGGCAGCGTTCAGGGACCGGAAAAGACCGATACCGGATGGATTGTCTTCCGCGTAACCAGAACGACGCCTCCGCATGCCGAAAACTTTGACGCGGCGAAGTCGACGCTTCGTGATGAAATCGCGAAGGCGAAGGGACCGGCGATGGTCAGCGCCAGCGTGCCGAAACTTCAGGATGCGCTGGCCGGGGGCGGGATGGACTCCATTCCTGCCGATCTGGGCGCTGCTCCGGCAGCGGGTTTTCTGGATGCAAAGGGTATGACGAAGGACGGCACGCCTGCGCCGCTACCGGCATCGGGCGCTCTGCGTGACGCCATTGTCGCACGGGTGTTCGAGCAGGCCAAAGGGGCTGCGTCCCAGTTGATCGAAGCGAAGGGGCCGTCGCAGCAGGGCAAGCCGTCTGACTCCCTTGGCTGGTATGCTGTCTCCGTCGATGACGTCACGCCAAGCCAGCCGCAGCCCTATGACGCCGTGAAGGACCAGGTTCTGGCGGCATGGAAAGAGGAAGCGCGTCATCACGAAGCCGATCAGGCCGCCACAGCGCTTTATGTTGCAGCCGGTCAGAAGGGCGGTGTGTCAGCAGTCGCCCCCACAGGTAGCGATCTTCAGAAGGACGTGATGGTGTCGCGTGCCCGTCCTGTCGAAACCCTGCCGCGTGACCTGATGGGCATCGCTCTTAGGATGCCTGTCGGCCGGAGTGTCATGGTCGAAGACGATAAGGGCTTTCTGGTCGCAACAGTGACCGCCGTGCGGCACCCTGATCCGAAGTCCGATGCAATCGGCATCGGTCGTGTGCGGGATGGCATGACTGAGTCCCTGTCATCCGACATGACGGCGGCATTCATCCAGAGTCTTGGTGAGCGTTACAAGCCGAAGATCATCGCAGCCGGTGTTCGTGCTGCCATGAGCGAGGCTGGCTTTGGAGATGGTTCGTGA
- the tpiA gene encoding triose-phosphate isomerase: MSTPIIVGNWKMNGLSADSVDRVKQITASLTAEPVPGVDVVVCPPFTYLSLVHQTLDGSTVALGAQDCHKNDKGAHTGDIAPSMLKDVGASHVILGHSERRRDHGEVDETVREKTVAATKAGLTPIVCIGETEDQRQSGQTEDTLGWQIKGSLPDGFTGIVAYEPVWAIGTGLAATSEDIKATVAFIRAELVRQFGDAGKSLRILYGGSVDAGNAASILSIPDVAGALVGGASLKPDAFLSIIRAVPAN; the protein is encoded by the coding sequence ATGAGCACACCCATCATTGTCGGCAACTGGAAGATGAACGGCCTGAGCGCCGACTCCGTCGATCGCGTGAAGCAGATCACCGCCAGCCTGACGGCAGAGCCTGTTCCGGGTGTGGACGTCGTGGTGTGCCCGCCCTTCACTTACCTGTCTCTCGTTCACCAGACACTGGACGGCTCGACTGTCGCTCTGGGCGCACAGGACTGTCACAAGAATGACAAGGGCGCTCATACGGGTGACATCGCACCGTCCATGCTGAAGGATGTCGGGGCGTCACACGTCATTCTCGGCCATTCCGAACGTCGTCGTGATCATGGCGAGGTGGATGAGACGGTCCGTGAAAAGACCGTCGCGGCCACGAAAGCGGGTCTGACACCCATCGTCTGCATCGGCGAGACGGAAGATCAGCGCCAGTCCGGGCAGACGGAAGACACGCTCGGCTGGCAGATCAAGGGTTCCCTGCCCGACGGTTTCACCGGCATCGTGGCCTATGAGCCGGTCTGGGCCATCGGCACGGGTCTCGCCGCCACATCGGAAGACATCAAGGCGACCGTCGCCTTCATCCGTGCGGAGCTGGTGCGTCAGTTCGGCGATGCTGGCAAATCCCTGCGGATTCTGTATGGTGGCTCCGTGGATGCGGGCAACGCCGCCTCGATCCTCTCCATCCCGGATGTGGCCGGTGCTCTGGTCGGAGGCGCCAGCCTGAAGCCGGACGCTTTCCTGTCCATCATTCGCGCCGTTCCCGCGAACTGA
- the secG gene encoding preprotein translocase subunit SecG encodes MTTALLILHLIVTVALIAVVLIQRSEGGGLGIGSSQGMGAFMSGRGTANLLTRTTAGLATAFMLLSLLLAVMNRGAVSGGGSHDILAAPPPVASTAPAATAPAQQTQPVDAEGTTQHP; translated from the coding sequence ATGACCACCGCCCTGCTGATCCTTCATCTTATTGTCACCGTCGCCCTGATTGCTGTCGTGCTGATCCAGCGCAGCGAGGGAGGCGGTCTCGGCATCGGCTCGTCACAGGGCATGGGAGCTTTCATGTCCGGTCGCGGCACGGCGAATCTGCTGACCCGCACCACCGCAGGGCTGGCGACGGCGTTCATGCTGCTGTCCCTTCTGCTCGCCGTGATGAACCGTGGCGCTGTGTCCGGTGGCGGCAGCCATGACATTCTGGCTGCTCCGCCGCCTGTGGCATCGACTGCACCCGCGGCAACCGCACCAGCCCAGCAGACACAGCCTGTGGATGCTGAGGGAACCACCCAGCACCCGTAA
- a CDS encoding CTP synthase, with translation MTRFVFITGGVVSSLGKGIASAALAALLQARGYKVRLRKLDPYLNVDPGTMSPYQHGEVFVTDDGAETDLDLGHYERFTGVNATRADNTTTGRVYSEVIARERRGDYLGGTVQVIPHITDAIKERVVADTEGLDFCLVEIGGTVGDIESLPFLESIRQLRNDLGVENTMVVHLTLLPWIPSAGELKTKPTQHSVKELQNVGLQPQILLCRCDRPIPENERRKIANFCNVRPQAVIAARDVDTIYACPLSYHAEGLDTEVLHYFGLPHTQEPDLSGWKKIVETIREPAGEVRIAVVGKYTAMLDSYKSLNEALLHGGIANNVRVKLDWVEAESFEKDPASLKRLDDVDGILVPGGFGERGAGGKIEAVRYAREKNIPFLGICFGMQMAVIECARNLAGIADATSTEFGPAKEPLVGLMTEWARGNEMLRRREGGELGGTMRLGGYPAKLAEGSRAAAIYGTTTIRERHRHRYEVNVHYRDRIEAAGLKFSGLSPDGILPEVVEYPDHRWFVAVQYHPELISRPFAPHPLFSGFIGAAADKAKEA, from the coding sequence ATGACGCGGTTCGTATTTATCACCGGTGGTGTGGTCTCTTCGCTCGGCAAAGGCATTGCTTCGGCTGCCCTTGCCGCTCTCCTGCAAGCTCGTGGATACAAGGTCCGGCTGCGCAAGCTTGACCCGTACCTGAACGTCGATCCGGGCACGATGAGCCCGTATCAGCACGGCGAGGTCTTCGTCACCGATGACGGCGCCGAAACGGATCTTGATCTCGGCCATTACGAACGTTTCACCGGCGTAAACGCCACACGCGCCGACAACACCACGACAGGGCGTGTGTATTCAGAGGTGATCGCCCGCGAACGCCGTGGCGATTATCTCGGCGGGACCGTGCAGGTCATTCCGCACATCACCGACGCCATCAAGGAACGTGTGGTTGCGGACACGGAGGGGCTGGATTTCTGCCTCGTCGAGATCGGCGGCACGGTCGGTGATATCGAGAGCCTGCCGTTCCTCGAATCCATCCGCCAGCTTCGCAACGACCTCGGCGTCGAGAACACCATGGTCGTGCATCTCACGCTGCTGCCGTGGATTCCGTCAGCGGGCGAACTCAAGACCAAGCCGACTCAGCATTCCGTCAAGGAACTCCAGAACGTCGGTCTCCAGCCGCAGATTCTTCTGTGCCGCTGTGACCGTCCCATTCCGGAAAACGAGCGTCGCAAGATCGCCAATTTCTGCAATGTCCGTCCGCAGGCCGTCATCGCCGCACGGGATGTGGATACGATCTACGCGTGCCCGCTGTCCTATCATGCGGAAGGTCTGGACACGGAAGTCCTGCATTATTTCGGCCTGCCCCACACACAGGAGCCTGACCTTTCCGGCTGGAAGAAGATTGTCGAGACCATCCGCGAGCCCGCGGGCGAAGTACGCATCGCTGTGGTCGGCAAATACACGGCCATGCTCGACAGCTATAAATCGCTGAACGAGGCCCTGCTGCATGGCGGCATCGCCAACAATGTCCGGGTCAAACTGGACTGGGTTGAAGCCGAGTCATTCGAAAAAGACCCCGCTTCCCTGAAGCGTCTTGATGACGTTGACGGCATTCTGGTTCCCGGCGGGTTCGGGGAACGTGGCGCAGGCGGCAAGATTGAAGCCGTGCGTTATGCCCGTGAGAAGAACATCCCGTTCCTCGGTATCTGCTTCGGCATGCAGATGGCCGTCATCGAGTGCGCCCGCAATCTGGCAGGCATCGCCGACGCTACCTCCACCGAGTTCGGCCCGGCCAAGGAGCCTCTGGTCGGTCTGATGACCGAGTGGGCACGCGGCAACGAGATGCTGCGCCGTCGTGAAGGTGGCGAGCTTGGCGGGACGATGCGCCTTGGCGGCTATCCGGCGAAGCTGGCGGAAGGCTCACGTGCGGCAGCCATTTACGGTACGACAACCATCCGGGAACGTCATCGTCACCGTTATGAGGTGAACGTGCATTACCGTGACCGGATCGAAGCCGCCGGTCTCAAATTCTCCGGCCTGTCACCGGACGGCATTCTGCCGGAAGTGGTGGAATATCCCGACCATCGCTGGTTTGTCGCCGTGCAGTATCACCCGGAACTGATCTCCCGTCCCTTCGCTCCTCACCCGCTCTTTTCCGGGTTCATTGGCGCGGCTGCCGACAAGGCGAAAGAAGCGTGA
- the kdsA gene encoding 3-deoxy-8-phosphooctulonate synthase, translating to MSLQQTIGLGDLEIGNSLPLVLIAGPCQIESAAHAVDTAAALVEICGEAGIGLIYKSSYDKANRSSIGSQRGIGMEKGLQILSDIREQFRVPVLTDVHSPEQCAPAAQAVDVLQIPAFLCRQTDLLLAAGETGAAINVKKGQFLAPWDMTHVARKIASTGNERIMLCERGTSFGYNTLVNDMRSLPIMAGTGYPVVYDATHSVQQPGGLGTASGGQREFAPVLARAAVAIGVAAVFLETHEDPDTAPSDGPNMIPLKEMPAVIRRLQAFDALAKAAMDQ from the coding sequence GTGAGTCTCCAGCAGACAATAGGCCTTGGTGATCTGGAAATCGGCAACAGCCTGCCGCTGGTGCTGATTGCCGGTCCCTGCCAGATCGAATCCGCCGCCCATGCCGTGGATACGGCGGCGGCACTGGTGGAAATCTGTGGTGAGGCCGGGATCGGGCTGATCTACAAAAGCTCGTACGACAAGGCCAACCGGAGCAGTATCGGCTCCCAGCGCGGCATTGGCATGGAGAAGGGTCTCCAGATTTTGTCGGATATCCGCGAGCAGTTCCGCGTACCTGTTCTGACGGACGTTCACAGTCCAGAGCAGTGCGCTCCGGCTGCTCAGGCGGTCGATGTGCTCCAGATCCCGGCATTCCTGTGCCGCCAGACGGACCTGCTCCTGGCGGCCGGTGAAACCGGTGCTGCGATCAACGTGAAAAAGGGACAATTTCTTGCACCGTGGGACATGACCCATGTGGCCAGAAAGATCGCTTCGACCGGCAATGAACGGATCATGTTGTGCGAGCGCGGTACCAGCTTCGGCTACAACACGCTGGTCAACGATATGCGCTCCCTGCCCATCATGGCAGGCACCGGATACCCGGTGGTGTATGATGCCACGCATTCCGTGCAGCAACCCGGTGGACTTGGAACCGCCTCAGGGGGGCAGCGTGAGTTCGCGCCCGTTCTGGCACGCGCAGCCGTGGCGATTGGTGTGGCTGCCGTCTTTCTTGAAACGCACGAAGATCCTGACACAGCGCCGAGCGACGGGCCGAACATGATCCCGCTGAAGGAAATGCCCGCTGTGATCCGCAGGCTTCAGGCGTTCGATGCTCTGGCCAAAGCTGCTATGGACCAGTGA